The following is a genomic window from Thioclava electrotropha.
TGTTCAATTCGGCCAGCATCCGCGTATTCTCATCGGCATTTCGATTGAGGCGGCGATCCCGTTCGGTAAGCTCAAGCGCCAGCGCATAGGCCATGAAGGCGGTGTAGCTGGAATAGCCGCCACGCTCCGCGAAATCACGCAGCAGCGTCGCGCTCTCCTCCGGGTCGAGCGACTCCGCCCGCTCGCGCGCAGAGAGATCACGGTAGAGCTGGTGGATTTCATCGGACAGCTCGCTCGTCGGTTTCAGCCGGACCGAGAGGTAGCCCCCCTCGATCGGCATGACGACCGCGAAGACCCAATACCACCCGCCGCCTTTCGCCTTGTTCTTCACATAGGCGCCCATGGGATAGCCTTTTTTCAGCGCATCCCAAAGCACCCTGAACACCGCTCGCGGCGTATCGGGGTGGCGAACGATCTTATGCGGCGCCCCGATCATCTCGGACCACTCGAACCCCGCGGTGCGCCGAAAAATCTCGTTGCCCGATTGGATCACCCCACGCGTATCGGTGCGCGAGTAGAACAATTCTTCCAGCGCGAAAGGCACCTCGTTGGTACCGCGCAGTGCCGGCTGCCCCATTTTCGTCATCGCCCATTCTGTTCCATTGAGGTCCACCCTAGGCACCTGCCGGTTACCATCGACTTAACGCCGGATGCGAATTTCCCGTTAACCACGAGTCCGGCCTATTTCCCGGTCTTTACCCCTTCTTAGGCGCTTGCGCGGATGCTTGGCTCGAAGGCGAAGGAGGGGCAGATGAAGAATCGAGACGCGAGGGCCATGCCGGTGCATCGTGACGAAGATAGCCCGCTGAGCTTTGCGGCTGCCGAGCAAAGCCGGCAGGCCTTGGCCATGGTGCGCGCGGCGATCGACCGGCACGACGTCATGCTGGCCTATCAGCCCGTGATCCAGACCTGCCGCCCCGACCGACCCGCGTTTTACGAGGGTCTGATCCGGGTTCTCGACGATCGCGGGCGCATCATCCCCGCGAAGGAGTTCATCAACGCGATCGAACGGACGGAGGTCGGGCGGAAACTCGATTGCCTCTCGCTCGAACTGGGTCTGAAAGCGCTCCTTGGCCAGCCGGATCTGCGCCTGGCGATCAATATGTCGGCGCGCTCGATCGGCTACGCGCCCTGGACCAAGGTTCTCAATCGCGGCCTCGCGGTCGATGAAACCGTCGGCGAGCGTCTCATCCTGGAGATTACCGAAAGCTCGGCGATGGAAATTCCCGAACTGGTCAGCGTCTTCATGGAGGATTTGCAGGCGCGCGGCGTCAGTTTCGCGCTCGACGATTTCGGGGCGGGTTACACGTCTTTCCGCTATCTGCGAGATTTCTACTTCGACATCATCAAGGTCGATGGGCAGTTCATCCGCGGCATCTCGCACGATCCGGACAATCAGGCGCTGACGAAATCGCTGCTCGACGTGGCGCGCCATTTCGAGATGTTCACAATCGCCGAAGCGGTCGAGTCGCTGGAGGATGCCGAATATGTGGCAAGCCTCGGCGTCGATTGCATGCAGGGTTATTACTTCGGCGCACCGACGATCCACCCCCCGGGAGCCAGTCTTCCGAACCGCAGCGGAGGCGTGCATGACCCCAGCCAGAGCGCAATAAACTTGCGTTAACAATTTCCAGAGCGACGGGATTAAGCTTGACCTCTCGTTCCCTTCCGCCATGCTGCGCAGCAGCAGAACGGACGCGCTGTCGCGCCCGCTTAAGTGATGAGGAGGATCCCATGACCAATGTCGTCATCGTCTCGGCCGCGCGCACGCCCGTCGGCTCGTTTTTGGGCGCGTTTGCCAATACGCCCGCACATGACCTCGGCGCCGCCGTGATCGAGGCCGTCGTCGCCCGCGCGGGGATCGAGAAGTCCGATGTGTCCGAGACGATCCTCGGTCAGGTACTGACCGCGGGCCAAGGCCAGAACCCCGCCCGCCAAGCCCATATCAACGCAGGCCTGCCGATCGAAAGCGCCGCCTGGTCGATCAACCAGGTCTGCGGTTCGGGCCTGCGCACGGTCGCGCTCGGCGCCCAGCACATCATGTGCGGCGATGCCGATATCGTCGTCGCGGGCGGTCAGGAAAGCATGTCGCTCAGCCCCCATGTCGCGCATCTGCGCGCGGGTCAGAAGATGGGCGACATGAAGATGATCGACTCGATGATCAAGGACGGTCTGTGGGACGCATTCAACGGTTATCACATGGGCCAGACCGCCGAGAATGTCGCGACCCAGTGGCAGATTTCGCGCGAGATGCAGGACGAATTCGCGCTGGCTTCGCAGAACAAGGCCGAGGCCGCGCAGAAGGCTGGCAAATTCGCCGACGAGATCGCCGCCTTCACCGTGAAGACGCGCAAGGGCGACACGGTCGTGGATCAGGACGAATATATCCGCCACGGCGCGACGATCGAGAACATGCAGAAGCTGCGCCCGGCCTTCGCCAAGGATGGCTCGGTGACCGCGGGCAACGCCAGCGGCATCAATGACGGTGCGGCCGCGGTGCTGCTGATGTCGGAGGAAGAAGCCGAGAAGCGCGGGCTCACGCCGCTGGCCCGCATTGCCTCCTATGCGACCGCCGGGCTCGACCCGTCGATCATGGGCTGCGGCCCGATCCCGTCCTCGCGCAAGGCGCTGGAGAAGGCGGGCTGGAAAGCCTCCGATCTCGACCTGATCGAAGCCAACGAAGCCTTCGCGGCGCAGGCCTGCGCGGTGAACAAGGACATGGGTTGGGACGTCAGCAAGGTGAACGTCAATGGCGGCGCCATCGCCATCGGCCACCCGATCGGCGCCAGCGGCGCGCGAATCCTCAACACCCTTCTGTTCGAGATGAAGCGTCAGGGCGCGAAAAAAGGCCTCGCCACGCTCTGCATCGGTGGCGGCATGGGCGTCGCGATGTGTATTGAAGGCCTCTAGCGGCAAAAAAATGCTGCATCTGCAAAAAGAGCGCGCAACTTTGTTGCGCGCTCTTGTCATTTTCGGTAACAGCATTTCAAGGGCATTCCATTTGGAGGAGGAATCATGGCGAGAGTTGCATTGGTCACCGGCGGATCGCGCGGCATTGGCGCGGCGATCTCGAAGGCGCTGCAGGCGGCGGGCTACACGGTCGTCGCGAACTATGCCGGCAATGAGGAGGCTGCGGCCAAGTTCACCGAGGAGACGGGGATCAAGACCTACAAATGGTCGGTCGCCGATTACGACGCCTGCGCGGCGGGGATCGAGCAGATCGAATCCGAGGTCGGCCCGATCGACGTTCTGGTGAACAACGCGGGCATTACCCGCGACGCGCCCTTCCACAAGATGACCCGCGAGCAGTGGAACCAGGTGATCGACACCAATCTCAGCGGCATTTTCAACATGACCCACCCGCTCTGGACGAAGATGCGCGAGCGCAAGTTCGGCCGGGTCGTGAACATCTCCTCGATCAACGGCCAGAAGGGTCAGTTCGCTCAGGCGAACTACTCGGCGGCAAAGGCGGGCGATCTGGGCTTCACCAAGGCGCTGGCGCAGGAAGGCGCGCGCGCAGGCATCACGGTCAACGCGATCTGCCCCGGCTATATCGCGACCGAGATGGTCATGGCGGTGCCGGAGAAGGTGCGCGAGTCGATCATCGGCCAGATCCCGGTCGGTCGTCTGGGCGAGCCCGAAGAAATCGCGCGCTGCGTGGTGTTCCTCGCCTCCGACGATGCGGGCTTCATCACCGGCTCGACCATCACCGCGAATGGCGGTCAGTACTTCATCTGATTTCGCCTCTTGGCATTCTCGACGGAGGCCCGCATTTTGCGGGCCTCTTTAGTTTTGGCGGGGACAGCATGACACGCGGCAAGGCCACTTCGATCGGGTTCACAGCGGTTCTGCTGTGGGCGCTTCTGGCGCTGTTCACCGTGGGGTCGGCCCCGGTGCCGCCTCTGATGCTGAATGCGCTGTGTTTCGCTTTGGGCGGCGCGGTGGGCGTGATCTGGCTGGTGGCGACCGGTGCGCTGGGGCAGCTGCGGCACGTGTCGTGGAAGGTCTATCTCGCCGGGACCGCGGGGCTGTTTGGTTATCATTTCCTTTATTTCTCGGCGCTGCGCCTCGCGCCCCCGGCCGAGGCCGGGCTGATCGCCTATCTCTGGCCGCTGCTGATCGTGCTGTTTTCCGGGTTGCTGCCCGGCGAGCGGCTGACGCTTTGGCATGTCGCGGGGGCGGTGCTTGCGTTTGGCGGAGCCGCGCTGATCTTCGGGGGCGGGATTTCCGCCGATCCGGCGGCGCTGCCCGGCTATGGGCTGGCGCTGATCTGCGCGCTGACATGGTCGAGCTATTCGCTGCTGTCGCGGCGCTTCGGCGCGGTGCCGACGGCGGCGGTCGCGGTCTATTGCCTCGCGAGCGCGGCCCTGTCGGCCGTCGCCCATCTGGCACTGGAGCCGACGATCTGGCCTGCGGGCGCGATCGGCTGGGCCTCGGTGATCGGCTTGGGGTTGGGGCCTGTCGGGCTTGCCTTCTACACATGGGATCTTGGCGTGAAGCGCGGCGATATCCAGCTGCTGGGCACGGCCTCCTACGCAGCCCCTCTGGTCTCGACGCTGGTGCTGGTCGCAGTCGGGATTGCGGACGCGCGGCCTACCCTGCTGATAGCGGCGGCGATGATCGCCGGAGGGGCCGGGCTGGCGGCGCTTGGCGGTCGGCGACGGCGCAGCGCGCCACCTCCACCCGACGTGACTGGGCAGGAGATACCGCGGAAGGGTTCGGCCTGAGTCGCCGCGCGCTAACAGGCCCCTTTCAAACGACACGGGCCGCCCCGAAGGACGGCCCGATTAAACTCGTGGGAGGGCCCTCAGGCCGTTTCGAGGCGGTGGATTTCCTCTTTCAGCCTAAGTTTTTGCCTTTTCATCTGAGCGATTTCGAGATCGTCGATGCCGGGTCTGCGCGAAGCGCGCTCGACCTCCATCGACAGAGCCTCATGTTTTTTGCGAAGTTCGGTGATATGCGAACCAAGCGACATGGCAGTCTCCTCTCCAGTTGTCAGCCCGTCGATTGCAGCACAGGTTTTGAGTCGTGTCACGGAAATGTCGTATAGCGACGGGTTATCCCCAGCATTTTCGCGAAATCTTGCGAAAGCGTTAACGCGGAATCGGCAATTTTTGACCTTCGCGCAGGATTTCGCGCGCAATTTCCGTCAAATCCTCTGCATCGCGTGAGTGCATCGGCGCCGAATGCAGGATCAGCGGCGCCAGAAGCTGCAGCGGGGTCCGCGCACCTTTGCGGGCGGTGACGATCACCCGCCGCGCCGGGCGACCGACTCGGGGCGCGATCGGCAGAACGGAGATCGCGCCGGTCCGCCCGTGCAGCCCCACCAGCAGATCCGCCAGACGGTCGGCCTGCTGGATCAGCGTGATCCGCCCCTCGGGCTTGAGCCGCCGCAGCCCCGCGTCGAGCCATGCGCTGATCGGCGTCGCCTCGCGCTGCGCACGCTCGCGGCCGGGATCGGCGGCCGGCGTGCCATCCTCGGGCCCGAAATAGGGCGGGTTGGCGATGACGTGATCGAAGCTGAGCGCCCGCAGATCGGCGGGCATCTGCGCCAGATCGCCCTCGATCACCTCGAGCGCGATCCCGTTATCCGCCGCGTTGCGCCGGGCCAAATCGGCATAGGCGGGCTGCAACTCCACCCCGCTTTGCGCAAGTCCCGGCACCCGCCAGCCAAGGCACAGGCTCGCCACCCCGGCCCCGCAGCCGAGCTCCAGAACCGACTGGCCCGTCTGCGCCGGACAGGCCGCCGCGAGCAGGACCGGGTCCATCGCCGCGCGGTAGCCCGCGCGCGGCTGGGCGATGCGCAACCGCCCGCCGAGAAAGCCATCGACTGTCAGATCCTCGGGCCCGAACCGATCCATGGGCGTCAATCCGATTTTATCTCGTTATCGCGCAGAACCGCCTGCGCCATGAACATGTCGCTGTCGCGCACCATCAGGCGGCGCGGAAGGATTCCGAGCGAGCCTTCCAGCACGCTCGTATGGACGTCGAGTTGAAACGTGCTTATACCCTCGCCCTCGAGAAGGGCGGTCGCCATGGCCAGTTTCACCGGGTCCGTGCTGCGCAGTAGCTCTTTCATATCCCTCACTTACGGCCCCTTGCGAGGGCTGTCGAGATGAGGCAGATCGAAGGGATGAACATGAGCCTCGACGACAAGCCCGACAACACGGCAAAACCGCATGACCGGCTCGCGGAAGCCTTGGCCAACGACATGGCGGCGGTGGATGCGCTGATCGCCGAGCGCATGGCCTCGGAAAACGCGCCGCGCATCCCCGAAGTGACCGCGCATCTGGTCGGCGCGGGCGGCAAACGGCTGCGGCCGATGCTGACCGTCGCGGCGGCGCGGCTGTGCGGCTACGAGGGCAGCCTGCATCACAACCTCGCGGCAGCGGTCGAGTTCATCCATACCGCGACGCTGCTGCATGACGATGTGGTCGACGAGAGCAAGCAGCGCCGGGGCCGCCCGACCGCGAACCTGCTCTGGGACAACAAGTCGAGCGTGCTCGTTGGTGATTACCTGTTTGCGCGGTCCTTCCAGCTGATGACCGACACCGACAACCTGCGGGTTCTGTCGATCCTGTCGAACGCCTCCGCCGTCATCACCGAGGGCGAGGTGCTGCAGCTGTCGGCCGCGGAAGACCTGAACACGACCGAGGACACCTATTACAAGGTGGTGCGTGGCAAGACCGCGGCGCTGTTCTCGGCGGCGACCGAGGCGGGCGCGGTTCTGGCCGGTGCACCGGAGGATCAGATCGCGGCTCTGCACGATTACGGCGAAAGCCTCGGGATCGCGTTCCAAGTGGTCGACGATCTGCTGGACTATCTCAGCGATGCCGAGACGATGGGCAAGAACGTGGGCGACGATTTCCGCGAGCGCAAGCTGACCCTGCCGCTGATCAAGGCGCTGGCGAAAGCCGACGGCGAGGCACGCGCTTTCTGGACCCGCACCATCGACAAGGGCGACCAGCGCGACGGCGATCTGGAGCATGCGATGGAGCTGCTGCACGCGACCGGCGCGCTGGAAGAGACCCGCGCGGCGGCCCTCGAATGGGCCGATCGCGGGCGCGAGCGGCTCAAGGTGCTGCCCGAGAGCGATCTGCGGCAGATGCTGGACGATCTGGCGGATTACGTGGTGGCGCGGTTGCGCTGAGGGGGGGCTCTGCCCCCCCGCCCTGCGGGCTCCCCCGGGGATATTTGGGTCAAGAGGAAGAGGCGCGGCTTTGGGGCTGCGCCTTTTGCGTCTGATCGCCGAGCATGCCAGACGCGCGCCACCAGTCGGGGCGACGTTGGGCCAGCATCGCCTCGGCGGCCTGCGCTCCGTCCAGCGTCTCGAACAGCGCGAAACAGGTGGCGCCCGAGCCCGACATCCGCGCGAGGCGGCAGCCGGGCAGCGTCATAAGCCCGTCCAGAACCTCCCCGATCACCGGGGCGGAGGCGATGGCGGGGGCCTGCAGGTCGTTGCGCTGGGTCGCGAGCCAGTCGATGCAATCGGGCGCGCCGCTGAAGGTCGGAAGCGCTTCCGGCATCGGGGGATTGTCCTTCGAATCGAGCCCTTTGAAGATCGCAGGCGTCGGCACTTCCACGCGCGGATTGACCAGAAGCGCGGGCAGCGGCGGCAGGGTCACGGGGTCCAGCGTCTCGCCGATGCCGCGCACGCGCTGGGGCTGCGGCGTCAGGCACATCGGCACGTCTGCCCCAAGTTGCGCGGTCTCTGACGGGAGCAGCTGGTCCCAAAGCGCAGCCAGCCCGCGCAGCGCAGCCGCCGCGTCTGACGATCCACCGCCGATGCCCGAGGCGGGCGGCAGATATTTGTCGAGATGGATCTCGGCCCCCTGCCCCGCCGGGCGCGACAGGAGGGACGCGGCCTTCAGCACGAGGTTCGATGGGTCGGCGGGTACGCCTGCCGCCTCCGGCCCCGCGACGCTGAGCGACAGCGCGTCGCTCTCGCGCAGCACCAGCCGGTCGCCCATCGGCCCGAAGGCCACGAGGCTGTCGAGCAGGTGATAGCCATCGGCCCGCTGGCCGATGACATGCAGCGTCAGGTTGATCTTCGCCGGCGCGAAGGCGTCAATTATTCGCATCGCTCGCGGGAGTTTCGGGGGCAGCCTGAGCGGTATCCTTGCTCGGGCCCTTATCCTCGAGCGGCGGCAGACCCTGCTCCTTGCGCAGCTGGTCCAAACCCACCTTGATCTTGCGGCGGATCGCGTCGGGATCGAGCTCCTCGGTGGTCTCCGCATCGTCGGTCGCGAAGGACAACGCGCGGCGCCACTGGAACTTCGCCTCGCGCTGGCGGCCCACGGCCCAGAGCACATCGCCGAGGTGGTCGTTGAGCAGCGGATCGCGCGGCTCGAGCTCCACGGCGCGCTCCATCTTCTCGGCCGCCTCCTGATAATGGCCAAGCTTGAACAGCGCCCAGCCGAGGCTGTCGATGATGAATCCCGCATCCGGACGCTCGGCGGCGGCCTTGCGGATCATGTCGAGCGCCTCGTCGAGATTCTCGCCCTTGTCCACGTAGGAATAGCCCAGATAGTTCAGCACCGAAGGCTGATCGGGCGAGAGGCGCAGCGCCTCGCGGAAGCCTTTCTCGGCCTCGTCCCAATTGCCCGAGCGTTCCTGCGCAATGGCGCGCGAATACCAGACGAACCAGTCCTTCGGCTCGGGCTGGCCAAGCAGGTCGATCGCCTTGTCATAGGCCTTTGCGGCCTCGGCAAAGCGGCTCTCGCGGCGCAGCGTATCGCCGAGCGCAGTCCAGACGCCCACGAGCTTGGGACGGCTGCGCGACAGGTTCTCGAGCACTTCGATCGCCGCATCGTTGCGGCCCGCGCGCACCATCGATTCCGCGCGTCCGATCTCGGCGGCGTGGTAGATCGGGCTGTCGGGCTTGATGTCGGCATAGGCTTCGATGGCCAGATCGTATTGGCCCTGCTGGTCGAGCATCGACGCGGTCAGCAGCGTCGCGTCATCCATGTCGGGCCGGATCATGTTCGCCAGCCGCGAATGCACCAACGTGAACGTGTCGGGCGCATCCCCGATCAGCGCCTGAGCGACCGAGTAATAGACCTCCGCCACGCCGTCGGACGCGTTGCGCACGACGTCGAAGGGCAGCGTGTCGCCCGCCTCCAGCTTGGTGCGAATGTCCTTCAGCTGCGGGTCGAGATCCTTGCCGAAGCGATCCTCGATCAGTTTCAGCGCCTCTTTGTTCTTCTCGAGCTGCGAGAGCACTTCGACATGGGCGAGCACACCGCGCCGGGTCGAGGTGATCTTCTCGCCATGCTCGCCGCTCAGGATCGCATCGGCACCTTCGTAATCACCGACCAGCGCCAGCGCGAGTGCCTTGTGGAAGCCCGCGAAGGCCGCAAGGCCCTGCTGCTTGCCGACCTCGTCGAAAGCGGCGGAGGCGTCGGACATCTTGCCGTCGCCCGCCAGCGCCCAGGCCTTGGTCAGACCGCCCACGAGCGGCCCGGGATCGGCACCGCTGTCGAGAAGCGCGAGCGCCCCGGTCCAGTTCTTTTCATGCGCATCGGCCGCCAGCGCCGTGAGCGCCGCGATCTGGCTGCCGGTTCCAGCCTCCACCATCTGCTGCGCAAGCGGCGTGGCGCGGTCGAAATCGGCGATCGCGATCTCGGACACGAGCGTCGCTTCCGCGGTCGCGCCGCTGGTATCGCCGCTTGCCATCAGCTGACGGTAGTAATGCGCGGCCTCGGCGAAATCGAATTGCTGCGACGCGATGCGCGCGGCGAGATAAGCCCCCGCCTCTGCGGGGCTCGGGTCATTCGCGGTGTCGGCAGCATCGCCTTTGGCCTCGGCAGCATCGGCAGCCTGCGCCGCATCTTCGGCGCTGCCAGCCTTCGGCGCATCCTGAGCCAGCAGCGGCATCGGCGCGGTGGAGCCCATCAAGAGGGCGAAGAGCGCAAGGCGCAGCGGGGTCTTCAAACTCGACACGAAACGGTCCTCTCATTCGGGTTGAAATCGAGCGTAACGGCGCGCTGCGGGCATTACAATGAGCCGTACCACCGCACGCGGGAAGCCGCCTGCGCAGACACGGCGTTGTGATGGGCGCGGAAGAGGGCTGGATAAGGAAAAGGGGCCCGCAGGCCCCTTTCGCGATCACATGTTCGGGTAGTTTGGCCCGTCGCCGCCCTGCGGGGTGGTCCAGTTGATGTTCTGGCTCGGGTCCTTGATGTCGCAGGTCTTGCAGTGGACGCAGTTCTGGAAGTTGATCTGGAACTTCGCGTCGTCGCCCTCGCCGACCACCTCGTAGACGCCGGCCGGGCAGTAGCGCTGCGCGGGCTCGTCATATTTCGGCAGGTTCACCGAGATCGGGACCGACGGATCCTTCAGCTGCAGGTGGCAGGGCTGGCTCTCTTCATGGTTGGTGAAGGAGAAGCTGACATTGGTCAGGCGGTCGAAGCTCAGCTTGCCATCGGGTTTGGGATAATCGATCGGCTTGAACTTGCTCGCCTCGCCGGTCGCTTTCGCATCCGATTTGCCATGCTTGAGCGTGCCGAACAGCGAGAAGCCGAAGAGGTCGTTGGTCCACATGTCGAGCCCGCCGAAGATCAGCGAGGGGATCATCCCCCATTTCGACCACATCGGCTTCACGTTGCGGACCTTCTTGAGGTCGTTCGCGATCGGACCCGAGCGCAGATCGGCTTCGTATTCAGTCAGCTCATCGCCCGAACGCCCGCCCTTGATGGCCTCCGCCGCAGCTTCCGCCGCCGCGATGCCCGACAGCATCGCGTTGTGGTTGCCCTTGATGCGCGGCACGTTCACGAGCCCCGCCGAACAGCCCAGCAGAACCGCGCCCGGCACGGTCAGTTTCGGGATCGACTGCCAGCCGCCTTCCGAAATCGCCCGCGCGCCGTAGGCCACGCGCTTGCCGCCTTCGAGCAGTTCCGCGACCATCGGGTGATGCTTGAAGCGCTGGAACTCCATGTAGGGGTAGAGGTGCGGATTCTCGTAGTTCAGGTGCACCACGAAGCCGACATAGACCTGATTGTTCTCAAGGTGGTAGATGAACGACCCGCCGCCCGCATTGCCGCCCAGCGGCCAGCCCATCGTGTGGGTCACGGTGCCTTCGCGGTGCTTCTCCGGGTCGATCTCCCAGATTTCCTTCATACCGAGGCCGAATTTCTGCGGGCAGTGACCGTCGGAGAGGTTGTGCTTCTCCATCATCACCTTGGCGAGCGAGCCGCGCACGCCTTCGGCGATCATCACGTATTTGCCGCGCAGCTCCATGCCCGGCTCGTAGCCCGGACCCTCGGTGCCATCGGGGTTCTTGCCGAATTCGCCCGCAACGACACCGGCGACGCGGTCACCGTCCCAAACGATTTCCGAGGCGGCCATACCGGGGAAGATCTCGACGCCCAGACCTTCGGCCTGCTCGGCCATCCAGCGGCAGACATTGCCCATCGAGACGATGTATTTGCCGTGGTTCGACATCAAGGGCGGCATCGGCCAGTTCGGGATGCGCATCGCCCCGGCCTCGCCCAGCATGTAGAAATTGTCTTTCTTGACAGGCACGGTGATCGGCGCGCCCTTGTCCTTCCAGTCGGGGATCAGTTGATCCAGACCGCTGGTGTCGAGCACCGCGCCCGACAGGATATGCGCGCCCACTTCCGAGCCCTTCTCGAGCACGACGACCTCGAGCTCCGGGTCGATCTGCTTGAGACGGATCGCCGCCGAAAGCCCCGCAGGCCCCGCGCCCACGATCACCACATCATATTCCATCGACTCGCGCGTCACTTCGGTCATGTCTGTCGAACCCCTTGCTGGTCGTCCTAGCTGGCGTCCTGCCTAGCCTACCTCGCGTAACGAGGCAATTGTTACGCTGCGATGCCGCGCAACAATCTTGCGCCAAATTACGATCCCTTCCCAGACTGAGGAGATCGGCAATTCGCCGCGAAAATCGCGCTGTCCACTTGACTTCCGGGGGTGAGAGCAGATTTAGATGCCCTGAATTGGGGACAGTTCCGAATTCGGGAGCCTTCCATGGACAAACAACCGATGACGCGCGCGGGTTTCGACGCGCTCAATACAGAATTGAAAAAGCTCAAGTCCGAAGAGCGGCCCGCGATCATTGCTGCGATCGCGGAAGCGCGGGAATTGGGCGACCTCTCGGAGAATGCCGAATACCATTCGGCACGCGAGAAGCAGGGCTTTATCGAAGGCCGGATCAAGGAGCTCGAAGGGCTTCTGGGCCGGGCCGAGGTGATTGACCCGTCGAAGATGACGGGCGCCGTGAAATTCGGCGCGACCGTCACCATCGTCGACGAGGACACCGACGAAGAGAAGACCTACCAGATCGTCGGCGAGCCCGAGGCCGATCTGGAGAAGGGCAAGCTCAACATGAAATCGCCGTTGGCGCGCGCGCTGATCGGCAAGGACGAGGGCGACTCGGTCGAGGTTCGCACCCCGGGCGGCGACAAGGCGTACGAAATCCTCAAGATCGTTTTCGCCTGACGCGGTCGTCCCCTGCGCGGTTGCCCCTGAGCATTTGACCGCGCGCCACTGACGGAGAGCCTGAATGGAAGGACCCGCAGAGCAGGACAAGGACCGGTTCGCCATGCCCGGCGGACCGCAATCGCCTGCCGGTCGTCCACGCCTCAAGACGCGATATCCCGGCGCGCCGGAATGGATCGCGCTGGGGCTGAGCCTCCTGTGGGTCTTCATGGTCGTGGCCTTCTGGTTCTTCGCCCCGGGGATCGCGCGCGCCGCATCGCTGTTCGCCACCGTCAGCCTCGTCGTCGGGATGGCAGTGCCGATCGTGATGATCTGGGTCGCCGCCGTAACGGCCCGCGCAACTCGCGAGATGCGCGCCGAGACCGCCGCTCTCAAGCAATCCATCGAGGCGATGCGCACGGCCTGGCTCAATCAGCAGGCGCTGCGCACCGATCAGAATGTCGAGAAGAAGCTCGACGAGATCGCCGCCGTCGCCCGGCAGGCCGAGACCACCATCGCGACCTTTGCGTCGCGCCGCGATGTGCAGGCGAGCCAACCCTCGGCCGATCGTAAGGCGGCGCTGGTGGCCCCGCCCCCGCCACGGCCCGATGACAGCGAACCGATGCTGGCGCTCGGCACCCCTGCCGAGGAATTGCGCGCGCCGCTCTCGGTCGCCGATTTCGTCCGCGCGCTGAACTTC
Proteins encoded in this region:
- a CDS encoding tetratricopeptide repeat protein produces the protein MSSLKTPLRLALFALLMGSTAPMPLLAQDAPKAGSAEDAAQAADAAEAKGDAADTANDPSPAEAGAYLAARIASQQFDFAEAAHYYRQLMASGDTSGATAEATLVSEIAIADFDRATPLAQQMVEAGTGSQIAALTALAADAHEKNWTGALALLDSGADPGPLVGGLTKAWALAGDGKMSDASAAFDEVGKQQGLAAFAGFHKALALALVGDYEGADAILSGEHGEKITSTRRGVLAHVEVLSQLEKNKEALKLIEDRFGKDLDPQLKDIRTKLEAGDTLPFDVVRNASDGVAEVYYSVAQALIGDAPDTFTLVHSRLANMIRPDMDDATLLTASMLDQQGQYDLAIEAYADIKPDSPIYHAAEIGRAESMVRAGRNDAAIEVLENLSRSRPKLVGVWTALGDTLRRESRFAEAAKAYDKAIDLLGQPEPKDWFVWYSRAIAQERSGNWDEAEKGFREALRLSPDQPSVLNYLGYSYVDKGENLDEALDMIRKAAAERPDAGFIIDSLGWALFKLGHYQEAAEKMERAVELEPRDPLLNDHLGDVLWAVGRQREAKFQWRRALSFATDDAETTEELDPDAIRRKIKVGLDQLRKEQGLPPLEDKGPSKDTAQAAPETPASDANN
- a CDS encoding electron transfer flavoprotein-ubiquinone oxidoreductase, yielding MTEVTRESMEYDVVIVGAGPAGLSAAIRLKQIDPELEVVVLEKGSEVGAHILSGAVLDTSGLDQLIPDWKDKGAPITVPVKKDNFYMLGEAGAMRIPNWPMPPLMSNHGKYIVSMGNVCRWMAEQAEGLGVEIFPGMAASEIVWDGDRVAGVVAGEFGKNPDGTEGPGYEPGMELRGKYVMIAEGVRGSLAKVMMEKHNLSDGHCPQKFGLGMKEIWEIDPEKHREGTVTHTMGWPLGGNAGGGSFIYHLENNQVYVGFVVHLNYENPHLYPYMEFQRFKHHPMVAELLEGGKRVAYGARAISEGGWQSIPKLTVPGAVLLGCSAGLVNVPRIKGNHNAMLSGIAAAEAAAEAIKGGRSGDELTEYEADLRSGPIANDLKKVRNVKPMWSKWGMIPSLIFGGLDMWTNDLFGFSLFGTLKHGKSDAKATGEASKFKPIDYPKPDGKLSFDRLTNVSFSFTNHEESQPCHLQLKDPSVPISVNLPKYDEPAQRYCPAGVYEVVGEGDDAKFQINFQNCVHCKTCDIKDPSQNINWTTPQGGDGPNYPNM
- the greA gene encoding transcription elongation factor GreA; translated protein: MDKQPMTRAGFDALNTELKKLKSEERPAIIAAIAEARELGDLSENAEYHSAREKQGFIEGRIKELEGLLGRAEVIDPSKMTGAVKFGATVTIVDEDTDEEKTYQIVGEPEADLEKGKLNMKSPLARALIGKDEGDSVEVRTPGGDKAYEILKIVFA